aaagaagcaacataaatattttgtgacaataaagccacaattgcaatgacgaagaatccaacatttcatggaagaacgaagcacatagagatacgctatcatttcattcgagatcttgtagcaagtggagccataacaatgaagtattgttGAACAAATGAACAAGTTACGGGTATTCTCACCAAGTCGCTTCCagttcaaaagcatgtttattttatgtcgcaaatcggtgtatgcaactatgaatcaagggggagtgttgagatttgattcatagtatctaggtagttatcatgatctagtagttacagggtgatttcaataactacctcaatcatgatctagtagttatagggtggtttcgataactacctcaatcatgatctagtagttatagggtggttatcactaggtcctataaataggaccatagttcatgaagcaaggtatatagagagtgtgtgcatttgggcatatcttgtaagtgttcttgtcaatcctcctgtttttaatactataatagtattctgttttttccttgctcctccatcctcaACATGAAAACCACTTAGaagttaattattttaaatggttgatgattttAAAAGACTTACATGAAGTTAAGCTGGGTATGTGAACAAACAACGATTATATGCATTAATGTACAGAATCAGATTTCAGTTTCTTCTCATCTTTAGAAATTTCAACCAGTGTACTAGGATAATCAAATTAAACAAATTAGGAAAATAATATTGGACAAAAAAAATCCATAATGAAGTATTTGAAAAGaatcattaagaaaaaaaaaaggataattatCTGAAGTTATGCAGTTAAAGAAACCTGTGATGCACAGAACACAACCGCCAAGTGCAGACCATGCTTTAGTGTTGTTTCTCttgaaaaagaaatatatatatgctGGATTGAATGCTCTTAGAACGGAAATATCATACTTAAGTATGTTGTATATTCCAATGGATCCCAAACTGAAGAACCAAAGTGCCAAAATAGGAGCAAACAAGAAACCCACTTTGCCGGTCCCAAACCTTTGTATACTGAACAATACTACAAGAATTACAATTGAGAAAATGACCACAGCATCTGCAAGAAGCAATTAAAATATCATGAGTTGACACGAAATTGACAGTACTAACAATTTCAAGCTAAAAGGGGAAATATGGCACTGTAATGGCTTGTGCGTGTTGGTTCAGATGCAACAAAAAACTGTCACCAACCTGTGTCGAATCCTGAAATTCTGCCTTGAAGACCGCTCACAGCAGACATAACTGCACATGAAACGGCTATGAGATATAAACATTAAGCAGAGTTTAGAAAGCATAACCACAGCCAAGGAACTAATCCCTACTAGTTAGAAATGAGAGAGCAACTGCATGTGAGAAAAATAAACTGGAAAACTGATGTACCTGACATGGATGGAGTAAGAATGCCATCTCCAATTATCATAGAGGTACCCATCAGGACCAATAACAACAGAAGACGTTTTGAAAAAGAATTTTTCTCCAAGAGATCTTTTATGTATAGTGCTCTTTCTAGCTCTGGAGTAGGCAGCTTGAGCCTAAAGCTGGAGATATCTTCATCGGCACGCTGCTGATTTGGAAGTAGACTAACCTTGGCATATCTGCATATCAGTGAATACAATGCAAAAGTTCCTCCTGCAGGCACAGATGCAGTGAGTGTGGAACAATCAGAACATAGTGTCTTTCTAATCGAAACATGATATATCACAAGCAtttcaaataataaataaatgtgCAAATCTGATATTTTTTTTCTCAGATAAATAAATTGAATTCTGTAAATTAAACAGCTACATGTGAAGTTGTGCAAAGGCATAGAACTTTTCCAAAGTCTTTCAATACCTTCACCATTATCATTTGCTTTCAGCACTATAAAGATGTATTTTGCAAAAGGAATGAGTGCGATTGTGTACATCACCAAGGATAAGGCACCCAAAACATCGACTTCTGATTTAATTGGGACTTTGCTGAAGACATCACTAAAGACATATAAGGGACTCGTGCCCATGTCACCATAAACAACACCAAGAGTCTGAAATGCCATTGCAAGCGTGCTCCAAATTGAGATGTCCTGTTCGATTTGTAGTGAAAGAGTGAGAAAGCAAGAAGTTCGATTCCACCGATAACTAAACGGAGAAAAGCTCCATCTACAGAATAGGAAGCAGGACACCGTATACCacactatgaacgcaagaaaatCCAACAAAATCGAAAATAACACGTTTGTCATTAGCAAGAGCAAAGTTCCATCGACACAATAGGAGGTACCGAACACCAAAGACCCGCCGCCCGAGATGGTACCTTTTCGCGACGCTTGTGAGCGTCGGCGATGTCCATGGCCTCCACGTCCAGCGAGTCCACGCTCCGcgccttcttcaccagcctccgcCGCAGCGTGGCCTGCAGCTCCGGCCCCAGCACCAACGCCTCCTCCTCGATGGACCACGGCGGCGACTCCGAGTCCACCTCGCTGCCGTCTACCCACCGCACCGTGCGGGCACTGCTCGCCTCCTCGACGATCCCGCCTTCCTCCATCCCTTTCCTACCCCCTCACTCCTCCAAGATCGGATTTTGGACGCCTCTTCCCCTTGGTTCTTCCCAGCCGAcgcgagggagaagaagagacttTTCTATCTCTGACACTGAAGCCAGCACGGTTCTCGTAGAAGCGGAGTTGTGTTTGGAGACGGAGAAGGGCTCACAAGGGGCAACCTTTTGGGTGGAATCGACGGTGGCTCTAATGGCGACGTTTGAAACGTGCGCTGCTAACCAACGGTTACGTGTATGGATATCGATGATGGGCATAAACAATGCCATGGTAGCATAACCCATCCTATATATTCCTCTCTCACCAGTATATTCAATGTCGGTCCGAAAACCTGCCTTGTGATTGGGACAGATTTCGAGTCATTCTTGGGACCCACCTATCAGCCACCGATGGCCACGATCAAAAGGCTGGTAGGTCATTTGGTAGAGGAGAATGGGAAGGAAAAGAAACATCGTGTCATATTGGTCCGTGTCTTCATATATTATTATGGGAATTATATCAGATATAGGGACATCAAAGAGACTTGGTGACACCAGTGAGTCAACTAATTGAACACGAGgttgaataaaaatattattttcgctATAAATACTACATTAttgtgtatattttatgatatatatatatatatataatatttgatttgttttttctttggTTTCTTGCACTTTATTCTCTTCTTTCTGTCAACAAGATATTTTTTAatgcttcttttattttattattttcttttttttgaaatttatatttaattttactctcaaaattattatttttttatgtgtttactagtttaattgataaaaattttaataaatcagaCTTGAATCTTGATTTTATCACTTTATTcattataaacaaataaaaatgagATTCACTATAGTGCTTCAATCACCATCAATAATATAATACTTTAAATTATCTTTATAAAAACCTCGAATAATCTTGAGAGAATATTAATGTGGGTGATATCGATAATATTTGGATTAACCCAATTTGGTTCAAATCTATGTAAAAAAATTTAAGTGAAGTTAGAGAAAATCTTCGAAGCTTAATTGAGCATCGACCTATACAAAGATCATTCATCGTGCATCGTGGGGTTCTAGATATGATTTATCTGATAGTTTAATTaatcatgaaacaaaaaataaaaattttaaatatacaaTAATTGATATCGATTAaagttttttaaatatatttaaataggaTGAATATTATGTAATATGtgtgaaatattttttattttttatatcaagctaatatatatatatattataaaattatatttattatttttttagggaTCCAATAAATAATCTTAGAAGAGTTGTATGTCTACGTCTCATGTTATAAAGTAACTTTCCAAAGGATAACCTCTTATATATATGTCCATTTTCTTTAATGAATTGATACTGCTATGAGATGAGTTGTATATGCCTTATGGAGACAAACAATGCAAGAGCATTTGATTATGATGTAATGACATTAAATTCTAACATATAGAAAGATGATCCAAGTGTCTTTTCCTTTGTCACACCACAAGAATTTACACATGCAAAGTGGCTTCATTTATTGGGAAGGTGGTGAAGCTGAAAATGATTGAAATCTATGTGTCGAAAGTCTAAGTGGATAGCTGTTTCCCTCAACAATGCCATGGTTTTCTTGTCTTCACCTCAAAACAAAACATCATCTCATTTCTTCATATGACTTTGTGCACTCATATTATATTACAATAAGATGACAACCAGTCACAGATCTTTTTCATGGGTTTCCAGTTATTGGATATCTCTCTTCACAATTGAGTGAAGAAAAGTTCTTGTGATCACCTCCAAAAAGTAGCAAAAAGGGTCAGAAGAAATGACTGGAATAACTCTGGCTAAAAGAAACATACAGATTGTATTCTTTTCATCTCTTCCAATCTTGTGGTACTTCAGCTGGAGATTGGGGTTGTGTTCCGTGGAGCTCAGCCAAAACTCCCATCTGCTTGTTGAGTCTGCATGAAGGTTTCAGGAAGCAGATCTCTGCAGCTTTTACTCACCTAACATCAGAAACAGAAGGGTGTTCCACATATCAATGGGGCCAGGCAAGCACCAGTGCACGCAGTCGTTGTACAGGGTGACGTTCTCATGCGCCCAATGGCCATATCTACTCGGATGCCCATCGGGCCTCAGCAGCATAGCTCCCGTGGTGTCCAACATCTTCAACTCCACTCCCTTTGCCCTCCCCACCCTCTCGGCTTCCCTGAACTCCTCCACTTGTGCCTCGTAGAACTCGAGATCCAATCCCTCCAGCCTCGTCTCGTTGCCCCGGAACGGCCTCGTCCTCACGCAATTCCCTCCCTTGTTCCACTCCCCGTTCTCGAAGTGCGACGGCGAGACCGTTCTCAGGAAGACCTTCCCCCCGAAGCCATCGAGCTCGGTGATGGCGCGGAGAGCGGTCCGGAAGGCCATCCTGTGGGAGTACCGCAGCGTCAGGTCGGTGACGTTGTCAACCAGGCAGAAGTGGCAGCCGACGATCACTCCCTTCTCGTAGAACATGGCTGGCCGAGTGAACCAGTTGCCATCGGATATGATCACGTAGTCGAACTCGTGGATTCGGGACGCCCAGTTGTCGTCGACCTCGTCGAGGTAGAGGTTCCACAGGCCAGTATGGTTGGGGCCGTCTGTGTCTGCTTCCTGAGCTTTCACCAGGAACGGCGACCAGAAGGTTGAGATGGTGAAGTTGTGGGCGGTGTAGAACATGCGCTTGAAGTTCTCATCCGTGGTGTTGGAGATGTCCTTTGGATACTCCACCTGATCGGCACAACAGACAGAGAGAGAGTGGTCAAACTTAGAAGATCCATAATGAATGACAAGATTATAAGATTCTACGAGTACAGATATGGATCCCATGTGGGCACGTCAATTTATATTCACAGCTCGCGCTCCAACGTGAAGGCCGGATGTGTTGTGTTCTGTCATGTTTATTCATTTCATTGAacgtttaagatggttgataaggTTAAGATCTGGCTTTGGAGGAGGTATGAACGGGTAATGCTTTGGTTTGATGGCGCCTTTACCTTCGACAAGAGGCACATCAAGGACTGCATGTGGTTTCTGGCCAAGGAGTCGCCCACGAACGCCAGGGACTTCCCTCTCACAAGCTCGAGGAACCAAGAGGCGTCGAAGCGCGGCAGCTCGCAGGCCGCCGGCCTCCACCTCCATTTCAGGAAGTCCATGTCTGGCCTCCCGTACTTCATGCAATTCTGGTGCTCCTGGATCGTGAAGCACGTCAGGTTCGTGTAGTACGGCGCGTCTGGATCCCGAACCCACTCGCCCTGGGAGATGTCGCACTCCCGGGGCAATCTGATGGAAGGATatcgaggcggcggcggcggcggcggaggaggagaaggcgaCGAGGAAGACAAAGAGgaggcggaagaagaagaagaacgttCATCGTTGTACGAGGGTAGGGGAGGCTGGTTGCAACAGGAGATGATGGCAAGCACCAACAAGACGAGGAGGATGGAGAAGAGAAGTGTCCTGGGATTGCCGTGTGCATGATGGTAGCCCCAAATCCGAAGCCTGTAGGCATGAGGCTTCATTGGAAGAGGTCAGACGATGGTGAAGGAAGAAGAAGCCATGACTCTATAAAAAGCAATGGTGGCGTGACTTCATCTCTGTTCGATAAATATTGGGTGGTTGCCATGTCTTTTGCTGCCCACGTTCCGCATGTTGGGCTtcagaaataaaaattaatatttttattgaaattaagtatcataaattaaaaataaaagttttatatttttgaaaatgataatcaaCATATTGTGAatccacaaagaaaaaaaaaaagaagctaaactttctttttctattttcaggattattatatataaattaaaaaagtgttgtttatatataaaataaaaataaaaatcacataataaataattaagagagcACCTAAGCAACCAGAATAAGACATGTCACTAACAGTTAATCTATGTACTGAGTTGGCCTGTGATCATGACCTTGGCGACCGAGTATGGTTTATGATGCTGGTCGATGAGCCAGAACAGCTGCAACAATGGTGGCATCCCACCAATACATCATGAACTCCACCACGAATCCATGGCGGAGAAGTGATGGAAGAGGCAATAGAAGCAAGCTCTTGGCTCTACCAACGAAGGAGGGACCATTGCGCCATGGGCGTGCACACGACGTGAGGAAGCTCGGCGGCATTAACGCAAACACCAAACGCACACTCAGTCCTCTGCATCAAATACGATTTCTTTCATCGCATGTTCATGTTTTAGTCAAACAATGGCATCCCACCAATTATTTCCAATGTAAATTGAACCCATTAGATTCACTTGTCTCCGCTGCATTCCTTCTATTCAGATGCGTCCGTCGGAGGATGGTATAAGAACATGTCCGAAGCTGCAGAAATGATAGGGATGGAAGAAAAGCTTCAAGAACTCATCAGATCGTTCAACAGAATCCATAGACATACAATTATTCATCCCCTCCATGAATGATATAATCCACTCTATTAGATTGATTTGATGATCCTGTAACGTGGATCTCGGGGGAAAATTTTCTTCTCAGCCCCAAGCCCACACAAACACTGGTCTTCCTGTTGCTTCACTCCCCCAGCATCAGAAACAAGAGCTGGTTCCACATGTCGATGGGCCCGGGCAAGCACCAGTGCACGCAGTCGTTGTACATGGCGACGCTCTCATGGATGGAGTGGCCGTACCTGCTCGGGTGGCCGTCCGGCCTCAGCAGCATGGCCTGCGTCGTGTCCAGCAGCCGCATCCTCACCCCCGGCTGCCGCTCCGCCTGCCTGAACTCCTCCAGCTGCTGCTCGTAGAACTCCCGGTCCAGAGACTCCATCGTCGTCTCGTTGCTCCGGTACGGCCGCTTCCGCTTGCAGTTGCCGCCCTTGTTCCACTCCCCGTTCTCGAAGTGCGACGGCGATATGGACCGCACCAACACCTTCCCCTTGAAGCCGGCGAGGCCGTTGATGGCGCGGAGGGCCGTCCGGAAGGCCATCCGGTGCGAGTAGTGCAGCGTCAGGTCGGTGACGTTCTCGATCAGGCAGTAGTGGCAGCCGACCAGCTTCTTCTGCTCGTAGAAGAGGGAGGGCCGGGTGAACCAGTTGCCGTCGGAGATGATCACGTAGTCGAACTTGTGG
This DNA window, taken from Musa acuminata AAA Group cultivar baxijiao chromosome BXJ3-7, Cavendish_Baxijiao_AAA, whole genome shotgun sequence, encodes the following:
- the LOC135642233 gene encoding protein trichome birefringence-like 19, producing MKPHAYRLRIWGYHHAHGNPRTLLFSILLVLLVLAIISCCNQPPLPSYNDERSSSSSASSLSSSSPSPPPPPPPPPRYPSIRLPRECDISQGEWVRDPDAPYYTNLTCFTIQEHQNCMKYGRPDMDFLKWRWRPAACELPRFDASWFLELVRGKSLAFVGDSLARNHMQSLMCLLSKVEYPKDISNTTDENFKRMFYTAHNFTISTFWSPFLVKAQEADTDGPNHTGLWNLYLDEVDDNWASRIHEFDYVIISDGNWFTRPAMFYEKGVIVGCHFCLVDNVTDLTLRYSHRMAFRTALRAITELDGFGGKVFLRTVSPSHFENGEWNKGGNCVRTRPFRGNETRLEGLDLEFYEAQVEEFREAERVGRAKGVELKMLDTTGAMLLRPDGHPSRYGHWAHENVTLYNDCVHWCLPGPIDMWNTLLFLMLGE